The following are from one region of the Gadus chalcogrammus isolate NIFS_2021 chromosome 19, NIFS_Gcha_1.0, whole genome shotgun sequence genome:
- the akna gene encoding microtubule organization protein AKNA: MESGKNMSKAGVLNWTPAPLRTSPPSSATSEDGWEDGVGVDGYSVGGEEEEEEEEDEAEELRAEDFESHMDENGIIGLRDALEEVELGVKGDIEDEGGGARCAPTGAFGGPEEPFPGGSTPAYSEEEHISPAAVTKPSGRTGRSEKCRTPKNISTSSPSCRPNPASSLSPSLPSLPSPPSPLQSNAYPHLHHYSSEELAQSVGIEEETLPDEDVYSESLPESCCSSSSSHHVSHSPKPHRLPDVAARDMDPQHCLKVRLDPALTEWEGRHKRTKDMPETSRTERLKRMTSTPRKMRAYSPGASSSRPSNPPEQPAWSIKKYQAAPPECQHAHYAPQGGRIGRKPRERSRGTLQTFARNRTPEREVRREAPSFRTPDFSKVEPKVYFPKSGYEPPKSRKSCRVSLSPEPTLVFKSPADIAKEILFSSTDAPPSPPPSPSAPEQNSTISIVPEDFRCPQRATRLVEQLQEDYNTLLTRFAEAENTIDRLRLRAKVNLYSDPKRPDQSFKSRMTQEGSKVMTLSFPHAQRAVMGSHSGHQNRQEQTQPAASPGRPCSGSSSSSRGSCGSTKSPSKTLRAQANKFLQQVKRFEDLITSGQLEPFERLKGLSRLVQGLDLLERGYLAARDERRHRGVAEVRPFDPNRELEGLIFQCGTCVEEIRELSEQQQYSSMAPPSPAPRPSSGSLMSEPTEPRSQPQSPGVLLPGDTGPLLGAGRGLSCTSGESGGESEERLLLQPFRMDELDLSSLRGSFQSYQELPTPAEVQNEGARHSPRGPRLPQDPGRPRAAGGAHRGPTQGDSASSDDRATPTKPGTSQSDRPSLNGAERSQDRSPPVHSERPSGQQEQQQQPPDLQARGQRMGRYPSSSLTSLGESGEWEAKSSRLGGASRGVMSQDGIVSPETDSGFVGSDGTPAAAISPLHQRAPESPSLPQNRIPKRQRSNLSVQVTLPLPASGASLGNNGTSRRPMRNGRQERRRDLTAGASQRLVGPTPQTTAGSGSSDPGLESEPSHCVSEYDDEDDDEGQQTTGSSGSRGGHSLSYHHDDPHNAPGPGGQMPDHNVSEAMQELQAEVTRLKERLESSLRGRHTAHPALPTSPPSQPTRAFPAAPQPSTSTPRLSAGRSRVDGGGGGGWRRQGWTVTEGARGEGAADPERGRSASRSAPSSLPPDRPAWTPAPDPHLLDQLCSASSLFIQFHSSLCCSQGRSPDGLVPRYRLTRVTPPGSSDTLHGPWVRPLALPRCVPGVAPQSPLSVWPLRQCTCRTRSMSPEGPSPLQALRAARDMKLTSRRMARSLASGLQYQEALSQSCIY; encoded by the exons ATGGAGTCGGGGAAGAACATGAGCAAAGCAGGGGTTTTGAACTGGACCCCCGCCCCACTGCGCACCTCTCCGCCCAGCTCCGCAACGTCTGAGGATGGATGGGAGGACGGAGTTGGTGTAGATGGTTATTCTGttggtggtgaggaggaggaggaggaggaggaggatgaagcaGAAGAGCTGAGGGCAGAGGACTTTGAGAGCCACATGGATGAGAACGGCATCATTGGGCTGCGAGACGCCCTGGAGGAGGTTGAACTCGGGGTGAAGGGAGACATTGaagatgagggaggaggtgctCGGTGTGCCCCCACTGGAGCCTTTGGTGGTCCAGAGGAGCCCTTTCCAGGTGGTTCCACCCCAGCCTACTCTGAAGAAGAACACATCTCACCTGCCGCAGTAACCAAACCTTCAGGGAGAACTGGCAGAAGCGAAAAGTGCCGAACACCCAAGAACATCTCCACGTCCTCCCCAAGCTGTCGCCCCAACCCTGCCTCTtccctgtctccttctcttccgtctcttccttctcctccttcaccgcTGCAGTCCAACGCGTATCCCCACCTGCACCACTACTcctcggaggagctggctcagTCCGTGGGCATCGAGGAAGAGACCCTGCCGGATGAAGACGTCTACTCGGAGAGCCTCCCGGAgtcctgctgcagcagcagcagcagccaccacgTGAGCCATTCCCCCAAGCCTCATCGGTTACCGGACGTAGCAGCCAGGGATATGGACCCTCAGCACTGCCTAAAGGTTCGTCTTGACCCGGCACTGACGGAATGGGAGGGGAGGCACAAACGAACCAAGGACATGCCTGAAACGTCACGAACCGAACGGCTCAAGAGGATGACATCTACTCCAAGAAAAATGCGCGCGTACTCTCCTGGAGCCTCTTCTTCTAGGCCCTCGAACCCTCCAGAACAACCTGCCTGGTCTATAAAGAAATACCAGGCAGCCCCACCAGAATGTCAACATGCCCACTACGCTCCTCAAGGTGGGAGGATTGGTAGGAAGCCAAGAGAGAGATCCCGCGGGACCCTGCAGACGTTCGCCAGAAATAGAACTCCAGAACGGGAAGTCAG GAGAGAAGCTCCGAGCTTCCGTACGCCAGACTTCTCCAAGGTGGAACCAAAGGTCTACTTCCCCAAGAGCGGCTATGAGCCCCCCAAGAGCCGCAAGTCCTGCAGGGTCAGTCTGTCCCCCGAGCCCACCCTGGTCTTCAAGTCCCCCGCGGACATCGCCAAAGAGATCCTCTTCAGCAGCACGGACGCCCCTCCCTCGCCACCTCCTTCTCCGTCGGCACCGGAGCAGAACTCCACCATCTCCATCGTCCCAGAGGACTTCAGGTGCCCTCAGCGGGCCACCCGACTGGTTGAGCAGCTTCAG gAGGACTACAACACCCTGCTGACCAGGTTCGCTGAGGCGGAGAACACCATCGACCGCCTGCGCCTCAGAGCCAAG GTGAACCTGTACTCCGACCCTAAACGACCCGACCAGAGCTTCAAATCCAGGATGACCCaggaggggtcaaaggtcatgacCCTGAGCTTTCCCCATGCCCAGAGAGCAGTGATGGGGTCCCACTCAGGACACCAGAACAGACAGGAGCAGACTCAAC CGGCCGCCTCCCCTGGCCGTCCCTGCTCAgggtcctccagctcctctaggGGGAGCTGTGGGTCAACAAAGAGCCCCTCCAAGACGCTCCGCGCGCAGGCAAACAAGTTCCTACAGCAG gtgAAAAGATTTGAGGACCTCATAACGAGTGGGCAACTGGAACCCTTCGAGCGTTTGAAG GGTCTCTCCCGGCTGGTGCAGGGGCTGGACCTTCTGGAGAGAGGTTACCTGGCAGCCCGGGACGAACGCAGACACCGTGGAGTGGCGGAAGTAAGACCCTTTGACCCCAACAG ggagcTGGAGGGGCTGATCTTCCAGTGTGGGACGTGTGTGGAGGAGATCAGGGAGCTgtcagagcagcagcagtactCCTCCATggcacctccttctcctgctcctcgtcccaGCTCTGGATCCCTGATGAGTGAGCCCACGGAGCCCCGGTCCCAaccccag AGCCCCGGGGTCCTGCTGCCTGGGGACACGGGGCCCCTGCTGGGGGCCGGGCGGGGGCTGAGCTGCACCAGCggggagagtggaggggagagtgaggagcgtctcctcctccagcccttcAGGATGGACGAGCTGGACCTCAGCTCTTTGAGGGGCAG CTTCCAGAGCTACCAGGAGCTTCCTACCCCGGCCGAGGTCCAGAACGAGGGGGCGCGGCACTCTCCCAGGGGCCCCAGGCTGCCTCAGGACCCGGGGAGGCCCAGAGCGGCTGGAGGAGCCCATAGGGGACCCACCCAGGG AGACTCCGCCTCCTCCGACGACAGGGCCACGCCCACCAAGCCGGGCACCAGCCAATCGGATCGTCCGTCTCTCAACGGGGCCGAGCGCTCCCAAGACCGGTCTCCTCCGGTTCACTCCGAGAGGCCCTCCGgtcagcaggagcagcagcagcagcctccagACCTCCAGGCCAGGGGGCAGAGGATGGGCCGCtaccccagcagcagcctcacCAGCCTGGGGGAGAGCGGAGAGTGGGAGGCCAAGAGCtccaggctggggggggcgtCCAGGGGGGTGAtgtctcag GATGGGATCGTATCTCCAGAGACCGACAGTGGCTTTGTGGGCTCCGACGGCACTCCAGCTGCAGCCATCAGTCCtctccaccagagggcgccagaGAG cccctctctcccccagaacAGGATTCCGAAGAGGCAACGAAGCAACCTCTCGGTGCAggtcaccctccccctccctgctagtg GGGCCAGTCTAGGAAATAATGGCACCTCCAGGCGACCAATGAGAAACGGCCgacaggagaggaggcgggACTTAACTGCCGGTGCCTCTCAGCGATTGGTGGGTCCGACGCCTCAGACCACGGCGGGCAGCGGGAGCAGTGATCCGGGTCTGGAGTCTGAACCCT CCCACTGTGTGTCAGAGTACGATGACGAAGACGACGATGAAGGCCAACAAACCACAGGTTCCTCCGGCTCCCGGGGCGGCCACTCCCTGTCTTATCACCATGACGACCCCCACAATGCACCAGGCCCCGGAGGTCAGATGCCAGATCACAA TGTCAGTGAGGCGATGCAGGAGCTGCAGGCGGAGGTGACCCGGCTGAAGGAGAGGCTGGAGAGCAGCCTGAGAGGCAGACACACGGCCCACCCTGCCCTACCTACCAGCCCCCCCAGTCAGCCTACCAGAGCCTTCCCAGCAGCCCCCCAGCccagcacctccaccccccGCCTCAG CGCTGGCAGGAGCagggtggatggaggaggaggaggagggtggaggaggcaggggtGGACGGTGACAGAAGGAGCACGGGGAGAAGGCG CAGCAGACCCAGAGAGGGGCCGCTCGGCCAGCCGCTCGGCACCTTCATCCCTCCCCCCAGACCGCCCGGCCTGGACCCCCGCACCGGACCCCC ACCTGTTGGATCAGCTCTGCTCTGCGTCCTCGTTGTTCATTCAGTTCCACTCCTCTCTGTGTTGTTCACAGGGCCGCAGCCCGGACGGTCTGGTTCCTCGGTACCGTCTGACGAGAGTCACTCCGCCCGGCAGCTCGGACACGCTGCAC GGCCCGTGGGTGAGGCCCCTGGCGCTCCCCAGGTGTGTGCCAGGTGTGGCCCCTCAGAGCCCGCTGAGCGTGTGGCCCCTCCGACAG TGCACATGCAGGACCCGCAGCATGTCTCCAGAGGGCCCCAGCCCGCTGCAg GCCCTCCGGGCGGCCCGGGACATGAAGCTGACCTCCAGGCGCATGGCGCGCTCTCTGGCCTCAGGGCTGCAGTACCAGGAAGCACTGTCTCAGTCCTGCATCTACTAG